The following coding sequences are from one Rutidosis leptorrhynchoides isolate AG116_Rl617_1_P2 chromosome 11, CSIRO_AGI_Rlap_v1, whole genome shotgun sequence window:
- the LOC139875495 gene encoding uncharacterized protein, with protein sequence MYVDDIVIKSHTEKIMLRDTLETFESLRKVNMKLNPKKCTFGTQEGKFLGHIVTERGIKANPKKIQAIEDMTEEAEIAFQDVKRLLKELPTLIAPVAGETLILYMAASAEAINQQIKQILKHPESSGCSAKWAVELGEYEINFSPRHAVKGQILADFLLETTEKVDYSKNVKSSNCMWELHTDGVSSEEGVGAGLVLTSPEGEEHTYALKFCFYASNHELEYEALLSDIRISSEMGIKHLRAYVDSQIVAQQVNRAFEAKDISIIRYFTID encoded by the exons atgtatgttgatgatattgttatcAAGAGTCATACAGAGAAAATCATGCTTAGAGATACTTTGGAAACTTTTGAATCATTACGAAAGGTTAATATGAAATTGAATCCTAAAAAATGTACTTTTGGTACACAAGAGGgcaaatttttgggtcatattgttACAGAGAGGGGAATTAAGGCGAATCCAAAGAAAATTCAAGCGATTGAGGATATG ACAGAAGAAGCTGAAATAGCTTTTCAGGATGTTAAGCGACTTTTAAAAGAATTGCCCACATTAATTGCACCAGTAGCAGGAGAAACGTTAATTCTATATATGGCAGCATCGGCGGAGGCCATTA ATCAACAAATAAAGCAAATTTTGAAACATCCAGAGTCATCAGGATGTTCAGCAAAATGGGCGGTTGAATTGGGAGAATATGAAATAAATTTCTCACCACGACATGCAGTTAAAgggcaaattttggcagatttccttcTAGAAACAACTGAAAAAGTAGATTATTCAAAAAATGTTAAAAGCAGTAATTGCATGTGGGAGTTGCATACTGATGGTGTATCAAGTGAGGAAGGAGTTGGTGCAGGACTAGTGCTTACTAGCCCAGAAGGGGAAGAACATACATATGCacttaaattttgtttttatgcatCTAATCATGAATTAGAATATGAGGCATTGCTCTCCGATATCCGTATATCATCTGAGATGGGAATAAAACATTTGCGTGCCTATGTAGATTCTCAGATAGTTGCACAGCAAGTTAACAGAGCATTTGAAGCAAAAGATATCTCAATAATACGATATTTTACAATTGATTGA